A single window of Aquarana catesbeiana isolate 2022-GZ linkage group LG10, ASM4218655v1, whole genome shotgun sequence DNA harbors:
- the LOC141110727 gene encoding cyclin-dependent kinase inhibitor 1B-like: protein MATFNVALQEDGMSVLPRLALSSAGRGVCRSLFGPIDHDELRSELKRQLKEIQASDCQRWNFDFEAGAPLKGTFCWEPLESKEMPPFYRESRLCIASTTTASRQQTPLCTRLAGTQVDTKEDAPTEAVGTRENPKCAKENADKAVKRCQGVKGPSKVSTQLRKRESCLVITDYFPKRKRQQVTKIDSQKAVNTICTLEQTPRKKIR from the exons ATGGCAACTTTCAACGTCGCGCTGCAGGAGGACGGAATGTCGGTGCTGCCCAGGTTGGCACTCAGCTCCGCCGGTCGGGGCGTCTGTAGAAGCTTGTTCGGCCCCATCGATCACGACGAGCTGCGATCGGAGCTGAAGAGGCAGCTGAAGGAGATACAAGCCTCAGACTGTCAACGCTGGAACTTTGACTTCGAGGCCGGTGCCCCCCTGAAGGGCACTTTCTGCTGGGAGCCCCTGGAGAGCAAGGAAATGCCACCTTTTTACAGGGAGAGCAGGCTGTGCATTGCCAGCACTACCACAGCGAGCAGGCAGCAGACCCCCCTGTGCACCAGGCTGGCAGGGACGCAAGTGGATACCAAGGAAGATGCACCTACAGAAGCGGTGGGCACACGAGAAAACCCAAAATGTGCCAAGGAGAACGCAGACAAGGCTGTCAAGAGATGCCAGGGAGTTAAAGGGCCAAGCAAAGTATCAACCCAGCTCAGGAAAAGAGAGAGCTGCCTGGTTATCACAG aTTATTTCCCTAAGCGGAAAAGACAACAAGTTACAAAAATCGACAGTCAAAAAGCAGTTAACACCATTTGCACTTTGGAGCAGACCCCCAGGAAAAAAATCAGATGA